A portion of the Salminus brasiliensis chromosome 11, fSalBra1.hap2, whole genome shotgun sequence genome contains these proteins:
- the znf414 gene encoding zinc finger protein 414: MQGCHLSCSLYGCKRTYTNPEALASHIQDHHRMPAQSLPGKSFLCSTIGCEASFSSMQQLMDHMRHHHKPNYFFLCESCRAKLRSYRTLLKHLQTCAKVAKKAAKSDPGAVPDMDPSGLPVAPMDMEHSGPLQAPVQPEHMQAAPLLSSNMGVLDHPKLHVHQPPANSASLEPTSARPLAEPLAALEPNKPQSVSGQPEASYSPFPPSLSPIHPATLPDLSQPEQQNQWSPRLGQAVLPSSPPGSNAVWRKNQGQSFSCRILWEHTRGRYSCLQCGHCTLDRKEMTAHIEVQHKSPGGKTNTDTDAVVSSPSPLVKSQSDSENSSYTQL, translated from the exons ATGCAGG GTTGCCATTTGTCCTGTTCGCTGTATGGCTGCAAGCGGACCTACACCAACCCGGAAGCGCTCGCCAGTCACATCCAGGATCACCATAGGATGCCGGCGCAGTCTCTTCCTG GAAAGTCCTTCCTGTGCTCCACGATCGGCTGTGAAGCCTCCTTCTCCAGCATGCAGCAGCTCATGGATCATATGAGGCATCACCACAAGCCAAATTACTTTTTCCT GTGTGAAAGCTGCAGGGCGAAGCTACGCTCCTACCGCACCCTCCTGAAACACTTGCAGACGTGTGCTAAGGTGGCCAAAAAGGCTGCAAAGTCAGACCCTGGAGCAGTTCCTGACATGGATCCCTCTGGTCTCCCAGTGGCCCCTATGGACATGGAGCACTCTGGCCCCCTCCAGGCCCCTGTCCAGCCTGAGCATATGCAGGCTGCACCCTTGCTGAGTTCAAACATGGGAGTGTTGGACCATCCCAAACTGCATGTCCATCAACCCCCAGCCAACAGCGCTTCATTAGAACCCACCTCCGCCAGGCCTCTCGCAGAGCCCCTGGCTGCGTTAGAGCCCAACAAACCCCAGAGCGTGTCCGGTCAACCAGAGGCCTCCTACAGCCCTTTCCCTCCCAGTCTGTCTCCAATACACCCAGCCACTCTTCCGGACCTGTCCCAGCCGGAACAGCAGAACCAGTGGTCCCCCAGACTCGGCCAGGCCGTCCTGCCGTCCTCTCCGCCGGGCTCGAACGCGGTCTGGAGGAAGAACCAAG GTCAGTCCTTCAGCTGCCGTATCCTATGGGAGCACACCAGGGGGCGCTACAGCTGCCTTCAGTGTGGCCACTGTACCCTGGACCGCAAGGAGATGACCGCACACATTGAGGTCCAGCACAAGAGCCCAGGGGGCAAAACCAACACAGATAccg